The Euphorbia lathyris chromosome 3, ddEupLath1.1, whole genome shotgun sequence genome contains a region encoding:
- the LOC136221893 gene encoding GEM-like protein 4 isoform X1, with product MKNSFENQVIGIPIISESYRLGRSRGYLLDSASGFKQNKGDSVLKIMHKLGKKADNFAQCFREHVRLGQNISETVKGKLSLGAKIVKVGGVDMIFKELFRVKEEEDKLLKVSQCYLSTTAGPIAGLLFISTHNLAFFSERSIQFSSPNGNSIRAHYKVLIPVAKVKELNKSKNMKNPSQKYMEIVTIDEFDFWFMGFLNYDKTFKCLQHSAGNYSS from the exons ATGAAGAACTCATTTGAAAATCAAGTGATTGGGATTCCAATAATCTCAGAATCATATAGACTTGGAAGATCAAGGGGATATTTACTTGATTCTGCTTCTGGATTCAAGCAAA ATAAAGGAGATTCAGTGTTGAAGATAATGCACAAATTAGGGAAGAAAGCCGACAACTTCGCACAATGTTTTCGAGAGCATG TAAGGTTGGGGCAAAATATAAGTGAAACAGTGAAAGGGAAGTTAAGTTTAGGAGCTAAAATTGTGAAAGTTGGAGGTGTGGACATGATTTTCAAAGAGTTATTCAGagttaaagaagaagaagataaactACTAAAAGTATCACAATGCTATCTTTCAACAACAGCAGGTCCAATTGCAGGTCTATTGTTCATCTCCACTCACAACCTTGCTTTTTTCAGTGAAAGATCAATCCAATTTTCTTCTCCAAATGGAAACTCAATTAGAGCCCATTACAAG GTTTTGATCCCAGTAGCAAAGGTTAAAGAACTTAACAAGAGTAAGAACATGAAGAATCCATCCCAAAAGTACATGGAAATAGTTACTATAGATGAGTTTGATTTCTGGTTCATGGGTTTCTTAAATTATGACAAGACATTCAAATGTCTTCAGCATTCAGCAGGCAACTATtcttcctaa